Part of the Brevibacillus brevis genome is shown below.
ACCCAATCCGCTTTATCTGCAAGAGATGTCGGACCGGCTCGATTCGGCGTACGCCAGACTGCTCACGTCGAACAGCCCCACGGGTGAAGCAGCCGCGGCTTCTTCTCTGACCCCCCCGCTCTTGCACGGCGGACAGGTGAATATCCTGGCGGTCGATGACGATCCCGTCAATCTGAGCGTGCTTGTCGGCATCCTCTCGACGGAGCCGTATTCCGTCACGACGGCCCATTCCGCAGGCGAAGCTTTGGAATTGCTCGGCACCAAACAGTGGGATTTGCTGGTTGCCGATGTCATGATGCCGCAAATGTCCGGGTATGAGCTTACAGAAAAAGTAAGGGAGCACTATTCCGTGTCAGAGCTTCCCGTGTTGCTGCTGACCGCACGCAGCCAGCCCGCCGATATCTACACCGGCTTTCTTGCGGGTGCGAACGATTACGTGACCAAGCCCGTGGACGCCCTGGAGCTCAAGTACCGGATCCGAGCGCTCATCACGCTCAAGCAGTCCATCAACGAGCGCTTGCGCATGGAGGCCGCTTACCTTCAGGCACAGATCCACCCTCACTTTCTGTTCAATACGCTGAACTCCATTCTGGCTCTAAGCGAGATTGACACAGAGAGAATGCGCGGTCTTGGCGACGCCTTTGCCTCGTATTTGCGGATCAGCTTTGATTTTCTCAATACCGGCGAAATGGTCGACCTTTCCCACGAGCTCAAGCTCGTCGAAGCCTATCTGTTCATCGAAAAAGAACGCTTCGGCGACAGGCTGTCCTTCATCTGGGAGGTCGACCCCGACATCGACATGCTCCTCCCGCCTCTGACCATTCAGCCGCTGGCGGAAAATGCGGTGAGGCATGGCCTGCTTAGCCGTTTAAAAGGCGGCACCCTCACCATCCGGATTTCCCGGCAGGAAGGCTCCGTGCTGGTGGAAGTAATGGACAATGGCAAGGGCATGGACCAGGAAACGATTGCCCAATTGCTCAGCCCGACGATGAATGACAAAAACGGCATCGGAATCCCCAATACGAATCGCCGGTTGATTCAATTGTACGGGCAAGGATTGTCCATCAGCAGCAAGCCTGGGGAAGGAACGACAGTATCGTTTGTTGTTCCGGATAGCCAAGAATAGGCTGGTATCGGCGATTATTATCTTGAACCAAAGCGAAAGCAGTCCCTAGGATCGAATCAAGTCCGGGACTGCTTTCGTGTTATGTGCGAGGTCGCCCTCAAAAAAGAGAGCGATGGGCAGAATACCTGCTAAAGGCAGATTGAAAACGTTTGAGCATATCAGCACTTCTCCGCTCCCCTCCCACTGGCAACACATTCTCATACAGAGATGAGGTACCGTTGTGCTCTCTTCTCCCTCATTTCTATGAAGGCGATTTGCCATAAAAAAGAGGGACATGGTCGTCCCATGTCCCTTCGAATGAAATTCCCGTTAAGCTTGTTTGCGGTTAGGCTTCGTGCGTATCCTCATCTGCGAGACGAGTGCGCTTGCCGATTCCAAAAGCGTAGAAGCTAATGACAACGAGGATCAAGAACACAATCCCCGCGATCAGGGAGACGCGCGTCTCGTCATTGAACCACATTCCGATCAGCACGACCAGCAAAAACGCGATGGTCAAGTAGTTGGTCAATGGCGCAAGCGGCATTTTAAACGGATGCTTGCCCATCTCGGCAGCCTTCGCTTGGCGGAACTTGATTTGGCTGATCAGAATGACGAACCACGGCACCATGCCCGGCAGTACGCTCGCACTGTATACGTACACAAACAGATTTTCCGGCGCGATGTAGCTCAGGATCACACCGACGCCCAAGCCCACCAGCACGCCGATCGTACCCAGAAGCGGCACGCCGTTGTGGGACAGCTTCGTAAATGCTTTCGGCGCTTGTCCGTTGACGCCCAAGGTGTACAGCATGCGTCCCGCGCTGTAGATACCGCTGTTGCAGCCGGACATGGCGGCGGTAATGATGACAAAGTTGATGATCCCCGCTGCCGCCGTGATCCCCACTTTCGCAAAGGTGGCCACAAACGGACTGCCGATCGCATGCAGCTGATCCCACGGGTAAACGGTTACAATTACAAAAATGGCTCCAATGTAGAAGATGAGGATACGCCAAATGATGCTCTGAATCGCGTTCGTCAGCGTTTTCCGAGGTTCTTTGGCTTCCCCTGCCGTAATCCCGATCAGCTCGACGCCTTGGTAGGCCCCGATGACCAACGACAACGCAAAGAAAAATCCTGACCAGCCTCCGGTAAAGAAGCCTCCATTTTTCCACAGGTTGGAGATCCCGATCGGGCTTCCGCCGTTGCCAAACCCGAAGAAAATCAACCCAAGCCCTGCGACAATCATCAATACGATCGTGACGATCTTGATCATGGCAAACCAAAATTCGAATTCCCCGAACGATTTTACGGAAATCAGGTTCGCGACGCCGAGGATGATCATCGCGATAATGCCCGGTATCCACGCCGGCAAATCCGGAAACCAGTACTTCATGTACGTCCCGACAGCGATGATTTCGGACATCCCGACGACCACCCACTGGAACCAGTTGCTCCAGGCCGTAATGTATCCCGCCAAAGGATGGATGTATTTGTGTCCAAAAGTCGCGAATGAACCCGTGCTTGGTTCGAGGTACAGCATTTCTCCCATGGCCCGCATGATGAAGAATATAAAAATTCCTGCAATTGCATACGCAAGCATGACCGAAGGACCTGTCCATTTAATCGTGCTTGCCGACCCCATGAACAACCCGACACCGATCGTCCCGCCCAAAGCAATCATCTGAATGTGACGCGCTTCCAGGCCTCTCTTCAATTCTTTGCTTTCCACTGCGGTTCTCTTCCTCTCTGCTGTTGCTAGCTGGTTTTTCGGAAGGCTGCTAGAACACTTTTTCTTTTACACTTTCTCGCGGAATGATGAGCACACGTTCATTTCGTTGATAGATAAAATTCCGCTGCATCATTTTTCCACCACTTCAATCAGTTTTTGTAACGGTCAGGAAGATTATTCATCCTCTCTTCTGACTGCCCTTCTACTGAATTACTTGATTATTGTAATATGTTTTTCTGTTTATCACAATTGTATTTGTGAGGAAAACAGGCGGGAAAATCATATAATTGGGGTTAATAGAGGGAAGAAAAAATAATTGATTGATAAACGTCTTTCTTGTGGTATAGCTCTCGACTCTGTCTATGGGCATGTTAAAGGCCATCCTTTTTAGAATGGCCTTTTTCTTTGCACAAAACATGACCTCCCGAACAATCACGCTCTGATTCACATTCTTCCCGCAGTCCGACGGAATTCCGTGAATTTGCAGGAAAGCCATACCGCTATCATGGCAGACACGTTTAAACGGAATATAAACGACATGTTTCGGTTGTTAATCCATCCCTAAACTCGCACAGCAGCTGCAATCCCCTTTTTTGCCTTTTGATTTTGCAAGGCCGTTTACCTTCTGAATTTTGCCAATGCGCTGTTCAGTTCACGGGTATGGGGATAGACGCAACGGTATAGGCTATACAGCTCGTCATATATTCCAGCCCGATCAGAACGCGGAAAAAACGACTTGGTTTTCCGGATATATTTCTGGGCACATGCTTCCAAGGATGAATACCACCCACAGCCTACCGCAGCAAGCATGGCCGCTCCCATCGCCGGCCCCTGCTCGCTCTCCAGCCTGATGACCTCCGCTTGAAACACATCTGCCTGAATCTGCAGCCATGTCTCGTTTTTAGCACCGCCGCCGATCGATACGATGGAAGTAATTTGCTTTCCAGCCGTACGCAGGATCTCAATTGACTCTCGCAAGGAAAACGTGATTCCTTCCACGACAGCTCTGGTGAAATGTTCACGCCGATGTGCCCCGTCCATGCCGACGAAGCTTCCGCGGATTGCAGCGTCGACATGAGGAGTCCGCTCTCCGGATAGATAAGGAGTAAACAGCAGACCGCCGGAGCCAACCGGCACATTCTCCATGTCCTGCAGCAGCTCTTCAAAGGAAACCTGCGGCGCGAAGGTTTCTTTGAACCACGTTAGGCTTTGTCCGGCAGATAATGTCACGCCCATCGCGTAAAAAGCGTCCTTTTTGCTGTGGTTAAAAAAGTGCAATTGTCCGCCAAAGTCTTCCCGATTGTCTTCCTCGCAGGACAAAATCACTCCCGAGGTCCCGATGCTGCACAAGGTCTCGCCTTGGGAGAGAATTCCTGCCCCGATGGCTCCGCATGCGTTGTCCGCACCGCCCGCAAACACCTTTACGGAAGGGGATAGCCCGCAGCGCGCAGCGATTTCCGGAAGAAGGACTCCCACCATTTGACCGGACTCTGCAAGGGGCGGGCATAGACTCTTCGGGATATCGAATGCCTGGAGGATCTCTTCGCTCCACTCCTTGCCCAGGATGTCCAGCAGAAGGGTACCTGCAGCGTCCGAGTAATCGATCGCGATATGTCCTGTCAAACGGTAGCGCAAATAATCTTTCGGCAGCAGAAAGACAGTTGCCCGCTTGAACAGCTCGGGCTCATTCTCCTTCACCCACAGCAGCTTGGGCAGCGTGAAACCTTCCAGCGCAGGATTCCTTGCGACTTGCAGCAGTCTGCCACCCATGACTTGCTCGATCTCCCGGCACTGCTTTGAGGTGCGGGTATCATTCCATAGGATCGCATTCCGGATCACCTGATTGCGTTCGTCCAACAGAACGAGTCCATGCATTTGCCCTGAAAAACTGATTCCTTCCACGTCATTGCCAGCGATGCCAGCCTGCTGCAGCAAATCCTGAAGCGCTTCAATGGACTGCTCGACCCATTCCTCCGGGTTTTGTTCGCTGTACCCTGATTTCACCTGCATCAGTGGATACCGCCTGGAACTTTCCCCGCAGACGTTCCCTTCCTGATCCACCAGCAGCGCTTTTACGCTGCTCGTGCCCAAATCCAAGCCGATCACGTATTTCATCGTCGCCCTCCTCCACAATACGAGGATACCTGATTTTTACAAGTCCCCGAGGATGTATTGGTTCAATACGGATCGCAGCAGTTCGAGTCTGCCCGACTCGTTTTTTGGGGGGGTGTTTTCCAGCGCATATTGTTCAAGCGTATGGAGCGTGGCTCTGCCCTCCACAATCTCTTTGCCTATTCCTTCTTTGAAGCTGCGATAACGATGCTCAATCACTTGGTCAAACGCGCGGTCCTCGATCAGTTTCGCGGCCACCTTCAGACCTTTTGCATAGCTGTCCATCCCGGCGATGTGTGCGTAGAACAAGTCATCCGGTTCAAAAGAGCCGCGGCGTACTTTGGCGTCGAAATTCACCCCGCCTTTCCCCAGACCGCCATTCTTTAACACTTCGTACATCGTCAAAGTTGTCGCGTACAAATCCTGAGGGAACTCGTCTGTGTCCCACCCAAGCAGCAGATCGCCCTGGTTGGCGTCCAGCGACCCCAGCACTCCGTTGATCCTCGCAACGCGAAGCTCATGCTCAAAGGTATGGCCCGCGAGCGTCGCATGGTTGGCTTCCAGATTGAGCTTGAAGTGGTCCTTCAGTCCGTATTTTTGCAGGAATGCCAAAACAGTAGCTACATCGAAATCATACTGATGCTTCGTTGGCTCTTTCGGCTTCGGCTCGATCAGGAACTGGGCGTCGAAGCCGATTTCCTTCGCATAGGCAATCGCCATATGATACAGCTTTGCGAGATTGTCCAGTTCAAGCTCCATGTCTGTGTTGAGCAAGGTCTCGTAGCCTTCGCGGCCGCCCCAGAACACGTAATTTTGCGCGCCAAGCTCTTTACCGATTTCCAGACTTTTTTTCAGCTGTGCTCCCGCATACGCATAAACAGCGGCATTGCAGGCTGTTCCCGCGCCATGGGTAAAGCGTGCGTTGTTAAACATGTTCGCCGTATTCCAGAGCAGCTTGGTTTTGCTCGTTTTCATGTAATCCTTGATCATCGCCACGATGACGTCCAGGTTTTTGTTGGTCTCCCGCAGGGTTTCTCCCTCTGGTGCAATGTCGCGGTCATGGAAGCAGAAAAAGGGAGCGTTTACTTTTTCGTAAAACTCAAACGATGCCTCCACACGTGCCTTAGCCAAATCAAGACCGGAGAAGTGATCCCATGAACGGATCGCCGTCTTGCCCCCGAAAGGATCCGTACCTTCTCCCGTAAATGTATGCCAGTATGAAATCGCGAATCGCAGATGTTCTTCCATTGTCTTTCCGGCTACTACCTCTTCCGGGTTATAGTATTTGAATGCCAACGGATTGGTCGAGTGCTTGCCTTCGTAAGCGATAGTGCTGATCTCTTTAAAATAAGCCATGTGTACCTCCCGAGCATGTTTGTATATTCAATAAACTAACTATCCATATCTGTTTCCTGTTTCACCCTAGTCCTTACCAGGTAGTTATTATTACCTCCCTTAATATCTCTGGATTCTTTTTGTGTTTATCATATCACCACATGATTTGTTTGTCGATTCGATAAACAAACTAATTGCAAATTTTCAAAATCCGTTCTACACTTACAGTGACCATCCTGAATCAGGCGAACCAGGTAGCCTTGCTCTTGATTTGCCGATTGTTCCATACGTAAAACAACGAGGTGGATTTGCATGGGATCTGTTATGGATGACCACTTTTTCGGGGAAAGGGCTATTGCTTTTTCCTTCGGGAAGTATCGAGCCACTTTGCTTCCGGATCTGGGCGGGAATGTCATTTCCTTTGTCGATACGGAACATGGTTATCATTTTCTCCGGGAACCGAAACAAGAAGAAATGGAAATATTCAAGGCCGCTCCCTTCACACACGGGATTCCCGTCCTTTTCCCCCCAAATCGCTACGCAAACGGAGAGTTCACCCTCTTGGGCCGGACCTACCGCCTGCCCGTCAACGAACCGGCAGCAGGCAACCATCTTCATGGATTCTTTTACGATTGCAAGTGGGAAGTCACGGAAACGGGTCAAGACGAGTCAGAAAGCTTCGTCGTGATTGAGCAGCAAGTCTCCAAAGCTCACCCCGCCTATCTCAGTTTCCCCCACGAGTTCATCCTGTCGGTCCGCTATTCCCTCTCTGCGAAAGGCTTGCAGCAGGCAGTGAAGGTGACAAACAAGGGCAATTCGCCCATGCCTTGTCTGCTCGGGTTTCATACAGCCCTAAACGCTCCCTTCTCGCCAGGGAGTACCAGGGACGACATGAAGATGGAAATCACGATCGGCGAACGGTGGGAACTGGATAATCGGATGCTCCCCACTGGAAAAATGCTGCCGCTGACAGCAAACGAACAGCGGATGAAAGAAGGCGGGATATCCCCCTACTTCACTGTCATGGATCACCATTACACGGCTGCCCCAAAAGACGGCAAAAATTTTGTTGTTTTGACGGATGTTCGTGAACAAGTCCGGCTCATCTACGACGTCGGAGTAAAGTACCGGCATTGGATGATTTGGAACAAGGATGCTGCCAGTGGATTTTTCTGTCCGGAGCCGCAAACAAACGCAGTGAATGCTCCTAATCTGCCGCATTCATTCGAAGAAACGGGCATCGTCCTGCTGGAGCCAGGCGAAACCTGGGAAGAAACCAGCCGCCTCTACACAGAACAAGTAGAATAACCGCAAGAGAAGTTCTCCAAGCCGCTTGGGGAACTTCTCCATTTTGGTGGGCATGTTTTGCGGCCATACCCTGCGCAAAATTACAAGGCGACGGTCGCTCCCGAGCGCAAGGACTGGTAGCAGGCGTCGATTACCCGCATGTTGCCGATCATTTGCTCTGCTGTGTAGCCTGCCGTTTTGCCGTGCACGATCATTTCGTTCATCTCCGCCACTTCGAGCGCATACTGGTCGGCTGCAATTTTCTCTTCCCGTGTTGGGCCGTCTTCCAGCGTGACGATGACAAGCCCTTCCCCGCCTTGCAAGTCGGGACGATACGCACGCGGCACGCGAATCGTTCCCTTTGTGCCCACGACTTCGTATTCATTGCGGAAAACCGTTTCAAAGCTGCAGTCAAACATGACTCGAACGCCTTTTTTCATCTCCAACAGCGCAGTCACCATCGTATCAACCTGATGGCGTTTGTCGACTTTCCCGGTGGCATAGACCGATATCGGTTCGTCGCCAAGAATCATGCGGGCAGAATGAATGCAATAGCAACCGACATCATACAGACTTCCTCCGCCCAGCTCCCGGTTCATCCGAATATCTCCCTCGGTATCCTCCAAAAAGAAGTTCAATGCGGCGCGAAACAGCTTGACTTCCCCGATTTCGCCGGATTCGATGATTTGTTTCACCCGCTCATGCTGCGGATGGTGGCGGTACATGAAGCCTTCCATAAAAACCACATTGTACTTTTGAAACACTTGGAGAATTTCCCGCGTTTCCTCGCTGGTCAGCCCTGACGGTTTTTCGCACAAAACATGCTTGGAATGCTGTGCTGCCTTTATGGACCACTCTTTATGCAGTCCGTTCGGAAGCGGGATGTACACCGCCTCCACCTCCGGATCGCGCAGCAGTTCTTCATAATCGTCGTAGACAGCAGGAATGCCGAATTGCTCGGCTACTTTCCGTCCCTTTTCGCTTTTGCTGGCAATCGCCTTGATTTCACTGTGCCCTTCCCTCTGCATCGCTGGGATCAGCTGGTCTACCGCAATTCTAGCCGCGCTCATGATCCCCCAGTTCACTTTTCGCATGACCCATCCGTCCTTTCCGTGCAAATTTCCTTTTTGCGTCGCCTATCTTTTGTTCTTGGTGGCAATGTCCAGCCAAACGGCAAAGACCAGGATGGAGCCTTTAACGATATACTGCCAGAACGGCTCTACGTTCATCATGCTCATGCCGTTGTCAAGACTGACCATGACCAGCGCGCCGATCACCGAGCCAAGGATGGTACCGGTTCCTCCGGATAGACTCGTTCCGCCGATTACGCATGCCGCGATCGCGTCCAGTTCGAAGCTCTGGCCTGCCCCAACTGTGGCTGCATTTAGCCGCCCCGTCAGCACAACACCTGCGACACCAGCCAGCGCCCCCATCATGACGAAAACCGCAAGCATGTGATTCTTGATGTGGATGCCGGAAAACTTCGCTGCTTCGACGTTGCCGCCAATCGCGTATATATAACGGCCAAATCCCGTTTTGGTAGTAATGAATACAAACACCAGCGCAAGCACGAGCACGATCAACATCGGGATGGGAATGCCGTAATAACGGTTCATCATATACGCAAATCCCATTCCAATCACCATGCAGGCGAGAGCAACACCGTAATCCGCAGCAGCACTGTTTAAAGGAAGCTGCAGCTTCTCGCGTTTACGCCGTCTGCGTACGGTAGAGAAAAAAATGGCCACACACACTAAAGCCGCGAGTATATACCCCCACACGTAAGGAAGATAGCTTTGACCAATGCTGACAAAGCTGTCCTGCAAAGGCGCTACGGTTTCTCCATGACTCATCCCCAACAGCACGCCGCGCCACACCATCATGCCGCCAAGAGTGACGATAAATGCCGGTACCGCCTTATACGCCACCAGCCACCCTTGCATCAGCCCGATCACGGCTCCGGCCAGTATGGCGACCAGTACGGCTGGCAGCGTACCCCATCCGAACCATACCTGAAGAATCGCCGCGATTCCTCCGGTCAGACCAACAATGGAGCCAACAGACAAATCAATTTGCGCGGCGACAATCACCAACGTCATTCCGATCGCCAGAATGGAGATAACAGACATTTGCCGAAAAAGATTGGACAAATTTCGCGAGGTTAAAAAATCTCCGTCTGTTAAAAAGGTAAACAAGATTGCGATGAAAATCAGGGCGATGATCAGCGTATACGCGCGTATGTCAAACTTAAAGGAAAGCTTCTGATCCTTCACTTGCGCCACCCCCGGTTGCATATGTCATGACCTTCTCTTGAGTTGCTTCGTCATGCGATAGTTCTCCGACCATTTTCCCTTCCGACATGATCAGAATGCGATCCGACATGCCGAGCACTTCAGGAAGTTCAGAAGAAATCATGACTACAGCCATCCCTTGCCGGACCAATTCATTGATCAGTTTATAGATTTCGTATTTTGCCCCTACATCAATGCCGCGGGTCGGCTCGTCTAGGATCAGCACCTTGGGATCGTTCAGAAGCCATTTGCTGAGGACCACTTTTTGCTGGTTTCCCCCGCTCAGATTGTTCACTCTGGCTTCGGCTCCGGGAGTTTTCACCTTCAACTTCTCGATGTATTGATTCGTTATGCTGATTTCTGCCGCTTCATCAATCACAAAGTTTCGGATCAGCTTGTTCAGCGCGACAAGCGTCGTGTTTTTCTGGACGCTCATATCCAGAACAAGCCCGTATTTTTTCCGGTCTTCCGAGACGTATGCAAGGCCGCGTTCAATCGCATCGCGCGGATTTTTGATCGATACCGGATATCCTTCTATCCGGATTTCCCCTGTTCTTTTCCCTTCATACCCGCCAAAAATGCTGGTAAACAGCTCTGTCCTGCCCGCCCCCATCAGGCCCGCGACACCCAGTATTTCTCCCTTTTTCAGAGAAAAAGAGACATCGCGTACGACCTCTTTGTTCTGCGAATTGTAGACGGAGAAGTTTTTGACCTCCAGGATTGTTTCGCCTATTTTCTTATCGGGGTCGTACGGAAAAAGCTCCGTCAGCGTCCTTCCTACCATCAGCGAAATGATTTTCTCCTCGGAGAACTCCGCGATCGGTTTCGTGTCGACTGTTTTGCCGTCTCGCAGTACGGTTACGGAATCGGCGAGGGCAAGCACCTCATTCAATTTGTGCGAGATGTAGATGCAGGTTACCCCTTTTTTTCGCAGTTCCTGTAATATATTCATCAGCAATCCAACTTCGGCTTCGGTCAATGCCGCTGTCGGTTCATCCAAAATAATGATATCGCTGTTCTTTGACAATGCCTTCACAATTTCCACAAGCTGTTGCTGTCCAATACCCAAGCTTCCTACTTTGGTTTCTGCATGGATGTCTAACCCTACCGACTTCAGCCACTTGTCGGCTTCGATATAAAGCCTATCCCAGTCAATGGTGCCGAACTTTTTGGGTTCATTGCCAAGAAATATGTTTTCGCCTACCGTCATCTCTTTGACCAGCGCCAACTCCTGATAAATGATGGAGATGCCGGCCTTCTCCGAATCCTTGATCGACTTGAAGCTTTGCTTTTGCCCGTTTACAATAATTTCTCCCTGAAAACTGCCATCCGGGTAAACCCCGCTCAGCACCTTCATCAAAGTAGACTTTCCTGCTCCATTTTCACCGCACAATGCATGGATTTCTCCCTTTTTCACCGAGAACGTTACATCATCGAGCGCACGTACACCAGGAAACTCCTTGACAATATGTTTCATCTCTAACGCATACATGCCATCACCCCATGTGTGGGAAGAAGGGGAGCCCCGCTCCCCTTCCCGCCGCTTTACTGTCGCTTCGGACGCTGGTCTTCCGGAACGTTTTTGTACACGTCCTCATACTTGTGGAAGCTGTCCTTGATGATCGTGTCCATGATGTTGTCCTTGTCGACCTGAATCGGATCGAGCAATACTGTCGGAACATCCACTTTGCCGTTATTCATCTTGGTCGTCGCCTCAAGCTTTTCCCCTTTGGCCAATTGAACAGCCATTTCGGCCGCTTTGGTCGCGATCGCTTTAATCGGCTTGTACACGGTCATCGACTGTTTTCCTTCCACAATCCGTTGAACGGCTGCCAAATCTGCATCCTGACCTGAAACAGCTACCTTGCCTGCCAAACCTTGAGCTGCCAGCGCCTGAATAGCGCCTCCCGCAGTACTGTCGTTGGAAGCGACGACAGCGTCGATCTTGTTTTGGGTGGAAGTAAGAGCGTTTTCAACAATTTGCATGGCAGCGTCCGCCTGCCAGTCTTTTGCCCATTGGTCGCCGACAATGGCAATATCACCCTTGTCAACCAACGGTTTGATAATGTTCATTTGCCCCTGGCGGAATAGCTTGGCATTATTGTCTGTCGGCGATCCGCCCAACAGGAAGTAATTCCCTTTCGGCACCTGCTTGGTCAAATATTCTGCCTGCATTTCGCCTACCCGTACATTGTCGAAGGTGACATAGGCAGATACATCGGAGTTGGTGATGAGACGGTCATACGCCAGCACAGGAACGTTCTCTTTACTTGCGGCATCCACAGCTGCCGCCATCGCTTCCGAGTTGTGAGGAATGATAACGATTACATCAACGCCTTTGGAAAGCATGTTTTCCACGTGAGCGAGCTGCGTAGCATCGTCACCGTTTGCAGACTGCACATCCACTTCTGCTCCCAATTCCTTCGCCTTTTCGATAAAAATGTCCCGATCATGCTGCCAGCGCTCCAGACGCAAGTCATCAATGGACAGACCAATTTTGAGCGTACCGGATCCCGCTTGCTGAGAACTTCCTTGCGTGGGAGCGCTTTCAGATTGCGGTTTCACATCTTGACCGCAGCCCGCTGCAACAGTGGCCAATAGAAAAAGACTCATTACACTTGAAACCAGATGGCGCCTTTTCTTCATAACCATACCCCTTTTTTGATTTTTCCGATTTGTATCCCTATCATACCACCGGCCATTACTTTGTTCAATCGACAAACTAACAAAATTTTACCCCTTTGTTTTCCCTGTTGAACTTTTCCTACCTTCCTATATTGAAAAATAGCGTGTTTTTTGTATGTGCTTCCAGTATAATTTGTATATCCAATAAACAAAGTGGTGAGAGTGATGATTCAGACGGGCGATCAATTTCTGGTGAAAAAGATCAACAAATCTATCGTATTGGAAACCATCAAGAAGAAATCCCCTATTTCAAGGATTCAGATATCCGAGACGACCGGCCTTAACAAATCAACGGTTTCCTCCCTTGTAAATGAACTTATTCAGGAAAACTTCGTATACGAGATCGGGTTGGGACAATCACAGGGCGGACGCAGACCGCTCATGCTGC
Proteins encoded:
- the xylF gene encoding D-xylose ABC transporter substrate-binding protein, translating into MKKRRHLVSSVMSLFLLATVAAGCGQDVKPQSESAPTQGSSQQAGSGTLKIGLSIDDLRLERWQHDRDIFIEKAKELGAEVDVQSANGDDATQLAHVENMLSKGVDVIVIIPHNSEAMAAAVDAASKENVPVLAYDRLITNSDVSAYVTFDNVRVGEMQAEYLTKQVPKGNYFLLGGSPTDNNAKLFRQGQMNIIKPLVDKGDIAIVGDQWAKDWQADAAMQIVENALTSTQNKIDAVVASNDSTAGGAIQALAAQGLAGKVAVSGQDADLAAVQRIVEGKQSMTVYKPIKAIATKAAEMAVQLAKGEKLEATTKMNNGKVDVPTVLLDPIQVDKDNIMDTIIKDSFHKYEDVYKNVPEDQRPKRQ
- a CDS encoding xylose ABC transporter ATP-binding protein, which translates into the protein MYALEMKHIVKEFPGVRALDDVTFSVKKGEIHALCGENGAGKSTLMKVLSGVYPDGSFQGEIIVNGQKQSFKSIKDSEKAGISIIYQELALVKEMTVGENIFLGNEPKKFGTIDWDRLYIEADKWLKSVGLDIHAETKVGSLGIGQQQLVEIVKALSKNSDIIILDEPTAALTEAEVGLLMNILQELRKKGVTCIYISHKLNEVLALADSVTVLRDGKTVDTKPIAEFSEEKIISLMVGRTLTELFPYDPDKKIGETILEVKNFSVYNSQNKEVVRDVSFSLKKGEILGVAGLMGAGRTELFTSIFGGYEGKRTGEIRIEGYPVSIKNPRDAIERGLAYVSEDRKKYGLVLDMSVQKNTTLVALNKLIRNFVIDEAAEISITNQYIEKLKVKTPGAEARVNNLSGGNQQKVVLSKWLLNDPKVLILDEPTRGIDVGAKYEIYKLINELVRQGMAVVMISSELPEVLGMSDRILIMSEGKMVGELSHDEATQEKVMTYATGGGASEGSEAFL